A stretch of Ligilactobacillus faecis DNA encodes these proteins:
- a CDS encoding ABC transporter ATP-binding protein has translation MKKPIISFRNVVKSYDDDVPVLKKVSFDIEEGKFYTLLGPSGCGKTTILRMIAGFSEPTTGEIYFEGKKINAIPANKRQVNTVFQDYALFPHMNVFENIAFGLKIKKVPKEEIKKKVKEALRLVQLAGYEKRGISEMSGGQRQRVAIARAIVNEPKILLLDEPLSALDHKLRLNMQYELRELQQRLGITFIFVTHDQEEALAMSDEIFVLNNGNIVQSGSPVDIYDEPINHYVADFIGESNIVNGIMIKDCLVAFAGKEFECVDEGMRPNEPVEVVLRPEDLELTDVSQGKLRVKVLTQLFRGVHYEIVCQDEMENEWIVHSTKKASVGSEIGLYFDPEDIHVMRFNESEAEFDARLESYEDQGEADETI, from the coding sequence ATGAAAAAGCCGATCATTTCTTTTCGAAATGTAGTTAAAAGCTATGATGACGATGTGCCAGTTTTAAAGAAAGTCAGTTTTGATATTGAGGAGGGCAAGTTCTATACGTTACTTGGACCTTCTGGGTGTGGTAAAACGACGATCTTACGAATGATCGCAGGTTTTTCAGAACCAACTACAGGTGAGATCTATTTTGAAGGTAAAAAGATCAATGCGATCCCGGCTAATAAACGCCAAGTAAATACAGTCTTTCAAGATTATGCGCTTTTTCCGCATATGAATGTTTTTGAAAATATCGCTTTTGGTTTGAAGATCAAAAAAGTACCTAAAGAAGAGATCAAAAAGAAAGTCAAGGAAGCTTTGCGTCTTGTGCAGTTGGCTGGTTATGAAAAGCGTGGGATCAGTGAGATGTCAGGGGGGCAGCGCCAACGGGTCGCGATCGCCCGGGCGATCGTCAATGAACCAAAGATCTTACTTTTAGATGAACCTTTATCAGCGTTAGATCATAAGCTTCGTTTGAATATGCAATATGAATTACGTGAGCTCCAGCAACGTTTAGGGATCACCTTTATCTTTGTGACCCACGACCAAGAAGAAGCGTTAGCGATGAGTGATGAGATCTTTGTTTTAAATAATGGTAATATCGTGCAAAGTGGCAGTCCCGTCGATATCTACGACGAACCGATCAATCACTATGTAGCTGATTTTATCGGTGAAAGTAACATCGTAAACGGGATCATGATCAAAGACTGTTTAGTCGCATTTGCCGGCAAAGAATTTGAATGTGTCGATGAAGGGATGCGTCCAAATGAACCGGTCGAAGTCGTTTTACGCCCTGAAGATCTTGAATTGACAGACGTTTCACAAGGTAAATTACGTGTCAAAGTGTTGACGCAGCTTTTCCGCGGAGTTCATTATGAGATCGTCTGCCAAGATGAGATGGAAAATGAATGGATCGTTCATTCGACTAAAAAAGCGTCTGTTGGTAGTGAGATCGGGCTCTACTTTGATCCTGAAGATATTCATGTTATGCGCTTTAATGAGTCCGAAGCTGAATTTGATGCCCGCTTAGAAAGCTATGAAGATCAGGGGGAAGCCGATGAAACGATATAA
- a CDS encoding formate/nitrite transporter family protein, with translation MFKTQIDQVGKAAQNKVGLLRRDPLSYFLLSMLAGMYIGFGILLAFTVSGQLNGASVTKLAMGAVFGVALSLVVIAGGELFTGSNFVLSVGLMTKKVSWTETLYLWLVCWLGNACGSIVLALLYHATGLQVKGVATAMATTAVAKMSATPTQLLTRAILCNILVCLAIWMTFQTKSDAAKLIMVFWCLLAFFTSGFEHSVANMTLLTAALLEPVGNAVSVAGWGYNLLWVTLGNMLGAIIFLALPYTLATRK, from the coding sequence ATGTTTAAAACACAGATCGATCAAGTCGGAAAGGCAGCTCAAAATAAAGTAGGCCTCTTACGACGTGATCCACTTAGTTATTTTCTTTTATCGATGTTGGCTGGGATGTATATCGGCTTTGGGATCTTATTAGCTTTTACAGTCAGCGGTCAACTAAATGGTGCAAGTGTGACAAAACTGGCGATGGGCGCCGTCTTTGGGGTCGCTTTGAGCTTAGTCGTGATCGCTGGAGGGGAGTTATTTACTGGCAGTAATTTTGTTTTAAGTGTTGGTCTGATGACTAAAAAAGTCAGCTGGACTGAAACGCTCTATTTATGGCTCGTTTGTTGGTTAGGGAATGCCTGTGGTTCGATCGTTTTAGCTTTGCTTTATCACGCAACTGGTCTCCAAGTCAAAGGTGTGGCTACGGCAATGGCAACGACAGCAGTGGCAAAGATGAGTGCGACACCGACACAGTTACTGACACGTGCGATCTTATGTAATATTTTAGTCTGTTTAGCGATCTGGATGACTTTTCAAACTAAAAGCGACGCCGCAAAATTGATCATGGTCTTTTGGTGTTTATTAGCCTTTTTTACTTCTGGATTTGAACATAGTGTCGCTAACATGACGCTTTTGACGGCAGCTTTACTTGAACCAGTCGGTAATGCCGTCTCTGTTGCCGGTTGGGGCTATAATCTCTTATGGGTGACTTTAGGTAATATGCTTGGCGCGATCATTTTTTTAGCGCTCCCCTATACGTTAGCGACGCGAAAATAA